A stretch of the Panthera uncia isolate 11264 chromosome D1, Puncia_PCG_1.0, whole genome shotgun sequence genome encodes the following:
- the SMIM38 gene encoding small integral membrane protein 38 — MASWWEGSTGPDPLLVLLVIVLLARFILWSCLGTYIDYKLARRHPQKPKED, encoded by the coding sequence ATGGCCTCCTGGTGGGAGGGAAGCACGGGCCCTGACCCGCTCCTGGTCCTGCTGGTCATTGTCCTGTTAGCCCGCTTCATTCTCTGGTCCTGCCTCGGGACCTACATCGACTATAAGTTGGCCCGGCGGCACCCCCAGAAGCCCAAGGAGGACTAG